In Oryza sativa Japonica Group chromosome 1, ASM3414082v1, the genomic stretch agaatGCTCCATTTGGCAGGCGTACGCAGCGCAATCTTAATTAGTAGCTCGGGTATTGGTAGGCCAGGCAAAGAAGCTGCTGTAGTAGTGGAAATCCTTCCTCATAATGCACGCACCCACCACCGAAGAAGACGAGGCTCGCACCTAGTAACATGCAGGATTTCTTCACCGTCCCCCATGTGCTTGCCCATGTTGTGTTTCCGCCGAGATGTCGCCTTCCTCGTATAGGGTTTAGCATCCATCATCACTACTGTTTTCCTTTTGATTTCTTCGTTGCGTCCAGCTTAATTTTAGAatagtaagagcaagtttaatagtacagccaactactaactccaattcataTATAGCTAATCTAGaaactcattcatacaatagttacatactacactactAATACctgatcccacctgtcatacacacactgtgtcttggagtccgtgctagagctggctacaaatttatagcccactgcttttctctctttttatttagcttcttaaaatatgtttacagctagcttatagcatgctattgtacatgctctaatAAGCTAATTAGGTCGTCGATCGAGGCTAGGGTCTCCTGGCAGCGCCTCGGTCTAAATTGGCGTACGTCGTCCTAACATTTGGGTACAAAAATTTGGACCGGCCGGCAACCTCGCTGTACGTGTTGATGAATTTCAAAGTTCATTTGGACACGGCCATTCTCATGGGGATACTGCAATGATGCCCAAATTAATTTGGGCGATATCATCGTCTTTGCTGACCCCACACAAGCTAGAACGTACCGTGAACCACAAGTTCTCTTTTGTTTATAGCAACGGAGAAGAAAGAAACAGTGGATAAAGCCTTGCAGCTTGATATACTCCATACTATAGCTGTAGCTAAGCAAAAGTATTTCCTGTACGACATGGCCCGGAGGACATCACATAATTGTGGGCCCAGCAATCACGCATTTGTTTGCACGTCCAACTCAACAGCCTTTAACGAAAGTTTAGGCGCATATCCAACCTTTTGCTTACACTACATTTTGGCATCTGCCTCGCTATACAGTAACTTGGATTGGCCAGCCACACGCATTGATGAGCAGGTGCAAAAGTCCAGCAGTTTGCATTACAACATGCGTACATATATACTTTATTAATATCAAATCTCCTCTCCCGGAAAATGATGGCCCCCATCCAAAAACATTAATCTACGCCGCAACTGactgcctgctgctgctgctgccgtaaGCCCGTAATCGATCGGCCCCGGCAATTTGCTAAAGGGTGGGGCCTGATCGCCATGAGCATGCTTTGGATGCGTCAGCTCGCGTCTTAATCTAATGCTCGGTTATTTGGCCGTTTTTGTCTCCGTCGGCGTTGTCGCCAGTGGGATCGTTAGTTCATTAGGATTAGTACTAATCAGCGCAACAGTTATATGCCCCCCATGGGCCATGAACTCATACTCGTCCGTGTCGTGGGTTATCCTTGCGTATCCGTTCTGTTTTCTGGGTGGAAAAAGTGGTCAGGGAAAACAGAGCAGACAGGTCAAAAAGCTGGCAGCTTTGGGGGCAAGAGAACGGGAAAAAAATGTCAGATTCCTGTGGGGGTTGTGGGCACTCGGATACGCCTATCAGCATCTGCTGCCTCCTTATCGATAAGAGCAGTAGTGGTAGTACTAGTAGAACAGATGCTAATCGCCTAATCCTAATATGCTTATTGATCTCCTGATATGGCTGTGTAATCGCAAAATTACTACTCCACTACTAGTTAGTGTGGAGTAATGAACTGAGCTGATTGTTGGGACAAATGCAGTACATGGTGTTCTCGTGCGCCGACTCTCGCGTGTGCCCGTCGGTGACCATGGGCCTGGAGCCCGGCGAGGCCTTCACCGTCCGCAACATCGCCAACATGGTCCCAGCTTACTGCAAGGTAACCAACTTCATCGTACGCGTTTTCGTCGCCGGCCGGTCGATTGGTAAGCTAGCTATTCCGGTCGGTCGCCGCGGTTTGCATTGATTTTGACCCCCCTCGTGTGTGTGCGTCAACTGCAGATCAAGCACGCTGGCGTCGGGTCGGCCATCGAGTACGCCGTCTGCGCCCTCAAggtcaactctctctctctctctctcacagatAGTGCTCTATTATGTCAACTATATAGTACCCGTTGCTCTAATTGTGCCGGCAACTTCACACACCGGATCAGAGAAAAATATTTTCGTACAGGCTGAGAAAAATGGGTCGTGTCTGACGCCAGATGGTGTGTGAATTATTTTATTGATCAAGAAGAATCTTCCCTTCCCCACATAATCCATCCAGCTTAGGTTTATGTAGGGTGTGTAACATTCATGGTGAAGGTGGTACTTGCGTTACATATGAATCTTGTCAAATCAAGCAGGGAGCATAATTAGCGCCTTTGTTTAGTATATTTGGACGGTGTTAGTAGGAAAGCACCGTACTTTGGTGAAATCTATTTTATGCTCATACAGCACATGTATGCGTAAAGTGTGCGTGCACGATTTGATTGTGGGGTATTGACCTGGATCGAATAATCTGCAGGTCGAACTCATCGTGGTGATTGGCCACAGCCGCTGCGGTGGAATCAAGGCCCTCCTCTCACTCAAGGATGGAGCACCAGACTCCTTGTAAGTTGCTGAACAAAAGAAAACTTAGTGATAGTACTATAGTATTGGCAACTTGGGCATAACTGTATGCAGACAAACAAAGGGTTGAAGAAATAAAAATGTTAGCGTGTCTTGATCATCGTTTGTTTCTGACTCGGGTTTGCACTTTGATTGGTTCAGCCACTTCGTCGAGGACTGGGTCAGGACCGGTTTCCCCGCCAAGAAGAAGGTTCAGACCGAGCACGCCTCGCTGCCTTTCGATGACCAATGCGCCATCTTGGAGAAGGTAACGCACGTACTAGTAGCATGACAACCACTATGCATAAATCAAAATGTTAAATGAAATTGGAACATCAGAATTAATTACATTCATAGGAAGGACAATCGAACTGTCTGAAACTTGCGTTGTCTATTCAATTCAGCACTGACTGAATTTCTGCGTCCCTGATCAAAACAATTGATCTGATGATCTGCAGGAGGCCGTGAACCAATCCCTGGAGAACCTCAAGACCTACCCGTTCGTCAAGGAGGGGATCGCCAACGGCACCCTCAAGCTCGTCGGCGGCCACTACGACTTCGTCTCCGGCAACTTGGACTTATGGGAGCCCTAAATCCGACCGTCCGTCCG encodes the following:
- the LOC4326583 gene encoding carbonic anhydrase, chloroplastic isoform X1 — protein: MSTAAAAAAAQSWCFATVTPRSRATVVASLASPSPSSSSSSSNSSNLPAPFRPRLIRNTPVFAAPVAPAAMDAAVDRLKDGFAKFKTEFYDKKPELFEPLKAGQAPKYMVFSCADSRVCPSVTMGLEPGEAFTVRNIANMVPAYCKIKHAGVGSAIEYAVCALKVELIVVIGHSRCGGIKALLSLKDGAPDSFHFVEDWVRTGFPAKKKVQTEHASLPFDDQCAILEKEAVNQSLENLKTYPFVKEGIANGTLKLVGGHYDFVSGNLDLWEP
- the LOC4326583 gene encoding carbonic anhydrase, chloroplastic isoform X3 produces the protein MMDAAVDRLKDGFAKFKTEFYDKKPELFEPLKAGQAPKYMVFSCADSRVCPSVTMGLEPGEAFTVRNIANMVPAYCKIKHAGVGSAIEYAVCALKVELIVVIGHSRCGGIKALLSLKDGAPDSFHFVEDWVRTGFPAKKKVQTEHASLPFDDQCAILEKEAVNQSLENLKTYPFVKEGIANGTLKLVGGHYDFVSGNLDLWEP
- the LOC4326583 gene encoding carbonic anhydrase, chloroplastic isoform X2, with amino-acid sequence MDAAVDRLKDGFAKFKTEFYDKKPELFEPLKAGQAPKYMVFSCADSRVCPSVTMGLEPGEAFTVRNIANMVPAYCKIKHAGVGSAIEYAVCALKVELIVVIGHSRCGGIKALLSLKDGAPDSFHFVEDWVRTGFPAKKKVQTEHASLPFDDQCAILEKEAVNQSLENLKTYPFVKEGIANGTLKLVGGHYDFVSGNLDLWEP